A segment of the Pseudomonadota bacterium genome:
AACCATCGCCATCAACGGTTCGGCCAAAGATCAAGCGATAGAACTCATTCAGTATTAGGGAGAGCGACCATGGCGTCTGATTCGAGGCACGACATTCTGTTCGAGCCGGTGACGATCGGCCCCAAGACGGCGCCAAACCGCTTTTTTCAGGTTCCCCATTGTAATGGTGCGGGCTCAATTCGTCCCGGCGCGCAGGCCGCGTTCCGCGCCACCAAAGCCGAAGGCGGCTGGGGCACCGTGTGTGTGGAATATTGCTCGATCAGTCCGGAAAGTGACGACACCCCGCACATCAGCGTGCGCATGTGGGATGAGGGTGACGTGATTAATCTGCGCCACACCACAGACAGCGTGCACAAGCACGGCGCCTTGGCCGGCATTCAGCTGTGGTATGGCGGCGGGCACGCGCCGGTGCGCGAGAGCTTGGCGATTTCGCGCGGACCGAGCCAGATGCCGTCGGAGACCGCCTATCAGAATTATTGCCATGAGTGCGATGAGGACGATATCCGCGAATTGATCGAGATGTATGTCACCGCCGCCAAGATGTCCGAGCAGGCAGGCTTCGACTATGTCGAGATCATCGGCTCGGATTCATCTTTGCCGACGCAGTTTCTTCAGCCGATGTACAACAAGCGGACGGACCGCTGGGGCGGCTCGTTCGAAAATCGCTCACGCTTTTGGTTGGAGACCATGCGCGCGGTCAAGCGTGCGGTGGGTGACCGGGTTGCGGTCGGCACGCGCATCGCCGTCGATAATCTGCTTGGGCCCTCCGGGCTCGAGCTTGAAGAGGGGCTGCGCTTTGTCGAGATGATGAGCGGCGAAGGCGTGGTCGATCTGTGGAACATCAAAATCTCGTATTTTATGGAGTGGGGCAACGATGCCGGGCCGTCGCGCTTCTTCAAGCCGGGATATCAGACCTGGGCGACCAAGGCGGTCAAAGCGGTAACCAACGTGCCGGTGGTTGGCGTCAATCGGGTAACCAGCCCCGACGACATGGCGCAGATTATCCGCGCCGGCGAGGCCGACTTTATCGGCGCGGCGCGGCCCTCCATCGCCGATCCGTTCCTGCCCAATAAAATTAGAGAAGGCCGGACCGACGACATCCGCGAATGCATCGGCTGCAACATTTGCGTCGCGCAGTTCAATATGGAGGCGCCGCTGATTTGCACCCAGAACGCCACCGCGATGGAAGAATACCGCCGTGGCTGGCACCCGGAGAAATTCGACCCGGCGCCGGAGCCGTGTTCGGTTCTGGTGGTCGGCGCTGGCCCGGCCGGGCTCGAATGCGCGCGCGTGCTGGGCGAGCGCGGCTATGACGTGCATCTGCGCGAAGCTGACGATGAGATCGGCGGCCATCTGCGCGACGTCATGCGCTATCCGGGCCTGGCAGAATGGGGCCGGGTGATCAGCTACCGCGCCGGGCAGATCGGCAAACTCAAAACGGTCGAGCTTCATACCGGAATCGGCAAAATGAGCGCCGATGATATTCTGACTTACGGCGCCGATAAGATTGTCGTTGCCATCGGCGCCCAATGGGCGACAGACGGTCTGAACGCGGTCAATTTCGGCACCATCGAAGGCGCCGACGCGGCGACGCCGCAATTCTGCACGCCGGAACAGGTCATGGCGGGCAAAGAGGTCGGTGACCGCGTCTTGGTAATCGACAGCGACGGCTATTTCACCGGCGTTGCCATGGCGGAGATGATGGCCGATCAGGGCAAGCAGGTTTCGATCGTCACGCAATTTGGCGAAGTGGCACCGTTTTGCGAGAACACCCTGGAAGCGCCCAATCTGCAACGCATGCTGCACGAAAAGAATATCGCCCGCCATACGCTGCATTGGATCGACAGCATGACGGTCGATAATTCAATCAAGGTTTCGCTCGCCTACGCCTATCGCGACGGTTACGAGATCGAAATGCCGCCAAAGACCGGCCAGTTGCCGCGCCGCGCCGGCACCGAGGTCACGAAATTGGAATGCGATAGTGTGATCCTGTGCACCGCGCGGAAATCAAATACCGCGCTCTTTAGCGAGCTAAAAAGCAGAAAGACCGAATGGGCGGCACATGAGATTGACGCGGTTTTCCATGTCGGCGATTGCCACACGCCGCGCTTTATTCAGCTCTCCGTTTTCGAAGGCCACCGCATGGCGCGCGAGTTCGAATCCAAGAACCCGCAGCAGGCGCTGCCGTTCATCCGCGAGCAACATATCTGGGGCGGCGAGACCTACCCGAAGCTGTGATCGGGCGGCTAGGCGCTTAGCCCTTCGCCCGTTCACCGGTTGGGTCGAAAAAGGCGCGTAAGGACGCGTCCGCCGGATGGCGTTCACCGGCGATTTCGATTTCCCAATCGCCGC
Coding sequences within it:
- a CDS encoding FAD-dependent oxidoreductase, which encodes MASDSRHDILFEPVTIGPKTAPNRFFQVPHCNGAGSIRPGAQAAFRATKAEGGWGTVCVEYCSISPESDDTPHISVRMWDEGDVINLRHTTDSVHKHGALAGIQLWYGGGHAPVRESLAISRGPSQMPSETAYQNYCHECDEDDIRELIEMYVTAAKMSEQAGFDYVEIIGSDSSLPTQFLQPMYNKRTDRWGGSFENRSRFWLETMRAVKRAVGDRVAVGTRIAVDNLLGPSGLELEEGLRFVEMMSGEGVVDLWNIKISYFMEWGNDAGPSRFFKPGYQTWATKAVKAVTNVPVVGVNRVTSPDDMAQIIRAGEADFIGAARPSIADPFLPNKIREGRTDDIRECIGCNICVAQFNMEAPLICTQNATAMEEYRRGWHPEKFDPAPEPCSVLVVGAGPAGLECARVLGERGYDVHLREADDEIGGHLRDVMRYPGLAEWGRVISYRAGQIGKLKTVELHTGIGKMSADDILTYGADKIVVAIGAQWATDGLNAVNFGTIEGADAATPQFCTPEQVMAGKEVGDRVLVIDSDGYFTGVAMAEMMADQGKQVSIVTQFGEVAPFCENTLEAPNLQRMLHEKNIARHTLHWIDSMTVDNSIKVSLAYAYRDGYEIEMPPKTGQLPRRAGTEVTKLECDSVILCTARKSNTALFSELKSRKTEWAAHEIDAVFHVGDCHTPRFIQLSVFEGHRMAREFESKNPQQALPFIREQHIWGGETYPKL